The segment TAATTAATTATTTCTGCACTAACTAATTGTCTAGTTGGAATTATTGCAACTGATTCATTTAATCCATGACGAATGTATGTTACTCTTGGTGTAATTTTATGTACATAACCATTGTATCCGCTCTGTAATTGTACTCTATCTCCTTCCTTGACAACCTTGTCTTTTCTGATAAGTATGTAAGAAAAGTAATTCTCTAACGTTTCTTTTAATGCTAATCCAACACCAAATGCAAGTCCACCTGTTGCAGTTGCTAAAACTATTAGATCAACTTGCCACCAAGAGACTACTCCAATTACCACACCAACAAAAATGAGAATTGGTAAAACCTGTTTTGCTGATTTTGGAACTCCTTCTTTTTGTTTTCTTGAATGTCCTGGCGGTTTATTTCCAGAAATTATTGGATCAAAACCACTATTCCTTTTTTGCTCTCTCCAGATATCTATAGGATAAATCTCCTCAGGAATTACTCCTGGGAATAACTTTCTTCCCGATGCATTGTTCCCACTTGTACAATAATTGAAGTATTTTTCATATTTTTTACGCTCAGATTTTTTCCATTGTTCAAATGGGTTCTTGGCATTTTTCTCATAGCTTCCAATTGGGTTTCCTTGTGAAGTACGAAAAGTCTCAAGATATTGTATTCCTTGTTCTGTTTGCATGTATGAATTAAATTCTTCATCAGTCAAATCATCTGGTTTTTGTTTTGGTGGGATCCATTTGTACAATTTATGAAAAAAGTCATCAGCATCATCTGGAAATCCTCTCATTTCTCTCCACGCCTCAAAATCTTGTCGTTCTAAAACAGAGCTATCACGTTTTGTTAGTGCAATTGGAACTAGCTGTGATATTGTATATCCTATAACCAAAATATTCAGGGTGTTCAACATTTTTGCAAAAACTTCGCTTGGTGCAAGCTCTCCTTCTAATTGTATTCCTGCTGATTCTTCATCAAACAATTCAAAAACTTGGATGTACATGTTTACAGATGAAATTAAAGCAATTGCCAAAAATGGTAAAATAATTTTCCTTGCAAATCTTGCGACATGTGGTCTTACGTGATTGAATTTTTGTGTTTTAACCCAAAATGAAAATTTTCTGTAAACTACACTAATTATGATAATTCCGATAATCAATCCAATTACAGCTAATTGCAAAGATACCGAGGATGCGATCAGTTGAGATACTGTATCAAATTGACCAACTGAAATTTCACTAATTTCTTCTGCCATCCTAATATTTTTTGAGAATCCTGAACTTAAGTTAGTAGATTTGTCGTCAAGTTTTAAAAAAACTGTCAATTTTTTTCGAAAATCGCATTTTTAGGCACAATTTGTACGTGCGTGGCAGATCCTAAAGTTTAACAGAGGATTTGTCGTAATGATGGAATGGCGCAAACAACTAATCCACAAGAATCTCTTTGGGGTGTTGATTCTTCACCAGCGATCAAATCATACACACTTTCAAACCTGAGGAAAATTCCACAAATTGAAAAGTTTACCGAAGAGCAAATTTTTGAAATGGAGGTAGTTGCACAAGTTTTACCCTTCAAGGCAAATAATTACGTAATTGAACAATTGATTGATTGGGATAATGTGCCTGGAGATTCAATGTTTAATCTAACATTCCCACAAAAACACATGCTCAAATCCGAACATTATGGCATGATGGCTTCTGTTTTAAAAAATAATCCAGCTCCAAAAGAAATCAAAGCTATGGCAGATAAAATTAGATTAGAATTAAACCCACATCCTGCAGGACAAATGGAACTAAATGTTCCAGTTCTAAAAGATGGAACCAAACTTTACGGAATGCAACACAAATACAAAGAAACAACCCTCTTTTTCCCAAGTCAAGGACAAACATGTCATGCATATTGTAGCTTTTGCTTTAGATGGCCACAATTCGTTGGTATGGATGAAATGAAATTTGCAATGAAAGAAGGAGATGAACTAGCACAGTATGTTAGAGAGCATCCTGAAATTTCAGATATTTTGTTTACTGGAGGAGACCCAATGATAATGCCCGCAAAAATATTTTCTGCTTACATCGATACACTACTTGATGCAGATTTACCAAACTTGAAAACAATTCGAATAGGAACCAAAGCTTTGTCTTATTGGCCATACAAATTCGTCTCTGACAAAGACTATCAAGAAACACTTGAAACATTTAGACGAGTAAACAAAAAAGGAATTCATCTTGCAATAATGGCGCATTTCAACCATTTGGCAGAATTAAAAACAGGTGCAGTAAAACTTGCAATTAAAAATGTTAGAGAAACAGGTGCACAAATCAGAACTCAATCTCCACTTCTCACCAACATTAACGATGATGCAGACATGTGGGCTGAAATGTGGCAAAAACAGGTAGAACTTGGTTGTATTCCATACTACATGTTTGTTGTAAGAGATACCGGGGCACAACACTACTTTGGAGTACCTCTAGTCAAAGCACACAAAATTTTCCAACAAGCAATTCAAAAAGTAAGCGGATTAGGACGAACCGTTAGAGGTCCATCTATGTCAGCTACGCCAGGAAAAGTACAGATTGACGGAGTTGCAGAAGTAAATGGAACTAAAGTTATGGTTTTCAGAATGCTTCAGGGAAGAAATCCAGAGTGGGTAAATCGTCCGTTCTTTGCAAAATATGATGAAAACGCAATATGGCTTGATGATCTTAAACCTGCATTTGAAGACAAATTCTTCTTTGAAGACGAATTAAATGAAATTAAACAACAAAAAAAGCAAAGCATGAATAGTTAAAATATGGATTTTTCAGGTAATATGATATGAGAAAAGAGTTTGTAGTTATGAGAATTGATGCAGCCCCTGATGGTGCTCCATACGTTCTAGTCACTCTTTCTTTAGCCAAAGATATGGCAGAAGGAAATCAACCTGCAAATCCATCTCCAAACGTTATGGGATTTTCCAACATGGACGACATGATGAAAAATCTTAACAAAATGATTTCAGGTGGAGGTATGGGCATGATGGGAGGCGCAGCACCAGGAACAACATCAATCAAACTAGATATGCACGAATACAAGCAGCTAAATTTGTCTGTAGGTGACAAAGTCAACTTAGACATCTCAAAATCTGAAACCTTAGGCGTATAGATCTCTTTAAAAATCCGAAATTTCTGTTATTTTCATGGGCGATAAATCTGATGAAATGGTTCAAAACCTCAAGATGGAACTAGACTCCTATAAAGAAAAGCTAAAATCTATTTTCTCCAAGAAAAAAAACTAGAATTATGAGCGCCAGTGAATTTCTGCGAAATGAACATCAGGATATCCTACGTCTTGAAAAAGTAATTACAAAATCCTACAAAGCATTGTATGCTGGAGCAGACATACCATTTTCTGATATAGATAAGATTAATTTTCTAATTGCAGAATTTTTAGACTCTGTACATTTTACAAGAGAAGAAGGCTCATACTTTCCATGTGTTGCATCCTACGATCATCTAAACAAGGAAATTCGTGAGCTGTTAATTGAACATGAATTTAGTAGAAATATTGCAAGATCAATTTCAAAAAATCTAAAACTATGGAAAGAAGGTCAAGACAAACGTGAACCGGTTGCTAGATTTTTGAGCGTATATTCGACTTTTCTAATAGAACACATGAAAAGAGAAGAAGCATTTTTTGAAAAGGCTGAAAATGAAATTCTCTCAAAAGAAGAAGAACAAGAAATGTTTGAGCAGTTTCAATCAATATCGGCAATTGCAGAAAAGGTAACCTCTCTTCTCAAAGACATTGATTATTTAGAATCTCAAAACTGGGCAAAATAACATTCTTAAGCGGTAATTTTACTGCCAATTACATGGCATTTTGTTTATGGATGACTGGTTTACCTTGTTCAGGTAAGACCACAATAGTAAGAAAACTTGCTGAAACCATACCAAATCTAGCCATTTTAGATGGAGACGAACTAAGAGAATGGTTCTCACCAAAGGACTTTTCAAAAGAAGCAAGAGATGAGCACAACAGAAGAGTTGCTCATTTATCAAAATTGCTTCTAAAGCACAACGTTCCAATGGGCGTATCACTAATCAGCCCATACAAGGAAAATCGTGCAAATGCAAGAGAGATAATTGGTGATGATACAAAATTCTTTGAAGTTTATGTCAATGCATCATTAGCACAATGTGAAGAGCGTGATGTCAAAGGAATGTATGCAAAAGCCCGTTCTGGAGAAATCAAAGGATTCACCGGAATTGACGACCCATATGAGGCACCAGACAGTGCAGATTTAGTCCTAGACACTGAAAACAAGTCTCTAGATGAGAGTGCTGCAGAAGTACTAGAATTTTTGAAATCTAAGAATCTAATCTAGAAATTGCATTTAGTGCATCTTGATGAATTAATCCATTTGTAACTAATATCCCATTTTCATGATTTACTGATTCCGTATTGTATACCATTTCCTTGCCTGAAATGTCAGTCATTTTTCCACCCGCCTCTGAAATTATACAATTAGAGGCACAGGTATCCCATTGTTTCATCTTGTTTGTAGTTGTCATGTAAATTTCTGCATCTCCTGATGCAATCTCTGTTACTTTTAGAGAACTTCCAATATTTGTGACAACTGAAATCTCCATTTCATCTAACAACTTTTTCTCTCTTTCTGAAAGATGATGTCTACTTACAAGCGCATGGCAATTCTGTATTTCTGACATCATTGAAACCTCAATTTTCTTCCATTCCTCATTGTGGCAAAATGCTCCTTTTCCGGATTCAGCCAAATACATCTTCTTTTTGATAGGCCAATATATCAAACCCAAAACTGATTTTTGTTTTTCCACCAATCCTACCATTATTGTAAACTCTCCTGTTCTGTTTACAAAATCCGTTGTTCCATCTAATGGATCAACTATCCAGACCTTTTCTTCTGATAGTCTTTTTTTGTCATCTGTATCTTCTTCAGATAATACGGTAATTCCCGTTTCTCCCAAAACCTCTTTCAAAATTTTATTACTTTCAATATCTGCCTGAGTGATTGGCGAATCGTCATCCTTTTTTTCAGTTGAAAAATCTGTTTCATAAACCTCGAGAATTTTCTCTCCAGCTTTTTCTATGCCATCAATAATTTTTCCCAATTCTGGTATTGTTGATTTAAACGGGAATTCACTAATCATTCTTCAAATCTCTATTTGCCAATTCTGGTTTTAGAGTCCATGCAACTGCTAGACCAACAAATGGAATTGAGATCAATCCTGTCATTTGAACTATAATCAATAGTTGCTGTTGTGCCACATCTGGTACTGTGATGAGCCATGGAAGTGGGAGTGATAAAATGAACCAAATCCCTACTAGTAGTCCAACTATCTCAATTCTCTGTTTTTTTCTAGCATTCATTGTAAAATCACTCTGTTCTCATCAAATTTAATTCTTGAACTTTATCCCAAAGGTGACCCTTCTATTGAGGACATAATTTATGCCGCTGGCTACGGCAATTCCGATTCCTGCGCCATACATGTGGTAAAATGCACTACTTTCGACTAGGGTGACTGTAATTCCCAATTGGATGGCCATTCCAATAGCGCTAATTATGAGAAATTTTATGTACATCACAGAATTCTTTTTGTCTTCTACATGACTGCCAAACGTCCAGTATCTGTTGAAAAAGAAATTTGTAGTAATTGAAACTGAGATTGCTATAATTTGTGATGCGACATACCAGAAGCCAGCAATATCTGTTAGAATATACAAAATACCTAGATTTACTAAAACTCCGCTAGCGCCTACAATGTAAAATTGAACTGCATGTTTTGCAAATAACGATAGTCCGCCTTTCTTCTCTCCATCTTCTATCGTCATAATCCCCTCTTAATCCACCCACTATAATTAACATCTGATCAAATAATTTTTAATTTATAAAAAAAGCCTAGTTTTTTTGTAATTATTTCATGAATATCTTATATACAATAAAGACATACTGATAGTAATGCGAAAGGATGTAAATCCTATCAATTAAACTTGCGTGGTCCTGCAGAGCAGAAATTAGAGCCAAAGCACATTTGTGCGGGCAAAAGTGAGGGAATCTCACATTGCTTTGCCAAAGGGCCACGCCCCCATTAATTTAGACTAGATGCTTCTATCTACCTTAGTTAATGAGATGCTGACAGAACCTTCTAGATTACCAG is part of the Candidatus Nitrosopelagicus brevis genome and harbors:
- a CDS encoding mechanosensitive ion channel family protein, whose translation is MAEEISEISVGQFDTVSQLIASSVSLQLAVIGLIIGIIIISVVYRKFSFWVKTQKFNHVRPHVARFARKIILPFLAIALISSVNMYIQVFELFDEESAGIQLEGELAPSEVFAKMLNTLNILVIGYTISQLVPIALTKRDSSVLERQDFEAWREMRGFPDDADDFFHKLYKWIPPKQKPDDLTDEEFNSYMQTEQGIQYLETFRTSQGNPIGSYEKNAKNPFEQWKKSERKKYEKYFNYCTSGNNASGRKLFPGVIPEEIYPIDIWREQKRNSGFDPIISGNKPPGHSRKQKEGVPKSAKQVLPILIFVGVVIGVVSWWQVDLIVLATATGGLAFGVGLALKETLENYFSYILIRKDKVVKEGDRVQLQSGYNGYVHKITPRVTYIRHGLNESVAIIPTRQLVSAEIINYTKEIKLVPAVVNVGVSYLNNPRQVTSILVKVGKRAMIEARDAKGRHLVRQNRCPYLEENKPSCGCDKDIHVDVTQPVVRFDKFNDSSLDFSMWVYVRDYGAQFKTKSDMRLIMYEEFKKYDIRIPWPIRTVYQGDEKREEQEINQLDSKRNEVMDEYGLGDLGRGESGDE
- a CDS encoding GtrA family protein, with amino-acid sequence MTIEDGEKKGGLSLFAKHAVQFYIVGASGVLVNLGILYILTDIAGFWYVASQIIAISVSITTNFFFNRYWTFGSHVEDKKNSVMYIKFLIISAIGMAIQLGITVTLVESSAFYHMYGAGIGIAVASGINYVLNRRVTFGIKFKN
- a CDS encoding KamA family radical SAM protein, whose product is MAQTTNPQESLWGVDSSPAIKSYTLSNLRKIPQIEKFTEEQIFEMEVVAQVLPFKANNYVIEQLIDWDNVPGDSMFNLTFPQKHMLKSEHYGMMASVLKNNPAPKEIKAMADKIRLELNPHPAGQMELNVPVLKDGTKLYGMQHKYKETTLFFPSQGQTCHAYCSFCFRWPQFVGMDEMKFAMKEGDELAQYVREHPEISDILFTGGDPMIMPAKIFSAYIDTLLDADLPNLKTIRIGTKALSYWPYKFVSDKDYQETLETFRRVNKKGIHLAIMAHFNHLAELKTGAVKLAIKNVRETGAQIRTQSPLLTNINDDADMWAEMWQKQVELGCIPYYMFVVRDTGAQHYFGVPLVKAHKIFQQAIQKVSGLGRTVRGPSMSATPGKVQIDGVAEVNGTKVMVFRMLQGRNPEWVNRPFFAKYDENAIWLDDLKPAFEDKFFFEDELNEIKQQKKQSMNS
- the cysC gene encoding adenylyl-sulfate kinase; this encodes MAFCLWMTGLPCSGKTTIVRKLAETIPNLAILDGDELREWFSPKDFSKEARDEHNRRVAHLSKLLLKHNVPMGVSLISPYKENRANAREIIGDDTKFFEVYVNASLAQCEERDVKGMYAKARSGEIKGFTGIDDPYEAPDSADLVLDTENKSLDESAAEVLEFLKSKNLI
- a CDS encoding hemerythrin domain-containing protein — its product is MSASEFLRNEHQDILRLEKVITKSYKALYAGADIPFSDIDKINFLIAEFLDSVHFTREEGSYFPCVASYDHLNKEIRELLIEHEFSRNIARSISKNLKLWKEGQDKREPVARFLSVYSTFLIEHMKREEAFFEKAENEILSKEEEQEMFEQFQSISAIAEKVTSLLKDIDYLESQNWAK
- a CDS encoding 3'(2'),5'-bisphosphate nucleotidase CysQ family protein; the encoded protein is MISEFPFKSTIPELGKIIDGIEKAGEKILEVYETDFSTEKKDDDSPITQADIESNKILKEVLGETGITVLSEEDTDDKKRLSEEKVWIVDPLDGTTDFVNRTGEFTIMVGLVEKQKSVLGLIYWPIKKKMYLAESGKGAFCHNEEWKKIEVSMMSEIQNCHALVSRHHLSEREKKLLDEMEISVVTNIGSSLKVTEIASGDAEIYMTTTNKMKQWDTCASNCIISEAGGKMTDISGKEMVYNTESVNHENGILVTNGLIHQDALNAISRLDS